One genomic segment of Arachis duranensis cultivar V14167 chromosome 4, aradu.V14167.gnm2.J7QH, whole genome shotgun sequence includes these proteins:
- the LOC107484120 gene encoding DNA-directed RNA polymerases II, IV and V subunit 3, whose amino-acid sequence MEGQSYARMPRVKIRELRDDYARFELRDTDASIANALRRVMIAEVPTIAIDLVEIEVNSSVLNDEFIAHRLGLIPLTSDRAMSMRFSRDCDACDGDGQCEFCSVEFHLMAVCRNDETQDVTSSDLISSDHTVVPVDYSESAASIDASDGISGNKKGGITIVKLRKGQEVKLRAIARKGIGKDHAKWSPAATVTFMYEPEIHINEDLMESLTLEEKKEWVESSPTPVFEIDQVTQQVMVVDAEAYTYDDEVIKKAEAMGKPGLVEINAKQDSFIFTVETTGAIKASQLLLNAIEILKQKLDAVRLSEDTVEADDQFGELGAHMRGG is encoded by the exons ATGGAAGGCCAATCCTACGCCCGCATGCCGCGCGTGAAGATCCGCGAGCTGAGGGACGACTACGCGCGCTTCGAGCTCCGCGACACCGACGCCTCCATCGCCAATGCGCTCCGGCGCGTGATGATCGCCGAGGTCCCAACCATCGCCATCGACCTCGTCGAAATCGAGGTGAACTCGTCCGTACTCAACGACGAGTTCATCGCTCACCGACTCGGACTGATCCCTCTCACAAGCGACCGGGCGATGAGCATGCGCTTCTCACGTGACTGCGACGCGTGCGACGGCGACGGCCAGTGCGAGTTTTGCTCCGTCGAGTTCCACCTTATGGCTGTTTGCAGGAACGATGAGACGCAAGATGTTACGAGCTCCGATCTCATCAGCTCTGACCACACCGTTGTTCCTGTTGATTATTCTGAATCTGCTGCCTCCATTGATGCTTCTGATGGCATAAGCGGCAATAAGAA GGGAGGGATTACAATTGTGAAGTTGCGGAAAGGTCAAGAGGTGAAGCTGAGGGCAATTGCTAGGAAGGGGATTGGCAAAGATCATGCGAAGTGGTCACCGGCTGCAACTGTTACTTTCATGTATGAGCCGGAGATTCACATAAATGAGGATTTGATGGAGAGCTTGACGCTTGAGGAGAAAAAAGAATGGGTTGAAAGTAGTCCTACCCCTGTTTTTGAGATTGATCAAGTAACACAACAG GTTATGGTGGTTGATGCCGAGGCATACACCTATGATGATGAGGTCATCAAGAAAGCTGAAGCAATGGGGAAGCCCGGCCTTGTAGAAATCAATGCAAAACAGGATAGCTTTATATTCACTGTGGAAACTACTGGAGCCATAAAAGCTTCTCAGTTGTTGCTAAATGCCATTGAAATCCTGAAACAGAAGCTGGATGCTGTACGGCTATCTGAGGACACAGTTGAGGCTGATGATCAGTTTGGTGAGCTGGGTGCACATATGCGAGGAGGTTGA